CCTACCGGCGCCGCGGGTCAGCCCTTGATCGCTCCCGCCGTGATGCCGGCGACGAACCACCGTTGCAGGACGGCGTAGAGCAGCACCATCGGGATCGAGGCGATCACCACGCCGGTGAAGAGCAGGGGATAGTCGGTCAGGTACTCACCGGCGAAGTCGAGCAGCGCCAGCGGCAGCGTGCGGTTGGCCGGGTCGTCGATGAACAGCAGCGGGTACAGCAGGTCGTTCCAGTGCATGACCAGCAGGAAGATCGCGGTCGCGGCCAGCGACGGCAGGGACAGCGGGACCGCGATCCGGCGGTAGACGGCACACGGCCCGGCGCCGTCCAGCGCCGCGGCCTCGAACAGCTCGCGCGGGAGCGTGCGCATGAAGCCGGACAGGATGAACACCGCGACCGGCAGCGTCACCACCACGTTGACCAGCATCAGGCCGAACAGACTGTCGCGCAGGCCGAGCCGGTCGAACTGGACGTACTGCGGGATCATCATGGCCTGCGCGGGCACCGCGAGACCGGCGGCGAACGCACCGAACAGGATCCGGGACGGCCAGCGGGGGAGCCGGGCCACCGCGTAGCCGGTCAGGCTCGCCAGCACCAGCGTGACCGGCACCGAGACGATCACCACGAGCACGCTGTTGCCGAAGACGCGCAGCAGTCCGGCGTCCCCGAGGATCACCCGGTAGTTGCCGAGCGTGGGGGACAGCGGCGGGCCGAACGGCGACGCGAACAGATCCGGCGTGGTCTTGAAGGAGCCGAAGAGCACGACCATCAGCGGTACGACGATCAGCAGCGCGTAGACCGCGAGAAGTGCTCGTCTGGTCATCGTCCGGCTCCGATCCGCGCCGCCCGGTTCTGCATCCAGGTGACGACCCCGATGGCGATCATGAACACGACGGACTCCGCGGCGGCGTACCCGAGCTGGCTGTTGGCGAACGTGGTGTAGATCCGGGTGGACAGGATGTCCAGCGAGGACCGTGGTGGGTTGCCGGCCAGGCCGAGGATCAGGTCGAACGCCTTGAACGACTGGATCGTGGTGTACGCGACGACCAGCGCGGTCGTCGGGGCCAGCATCGGCCAGGTGACGAACCGGAACCGCTGCCGGCGCCCGGCGCCGTCGACGTGCGCGGCCTCGTACAGCTCGGCCGGGATCTGGTGCAGGCCGGCGATGAACAGCACCATCATCTGCCCGGCGTGGAACCAGATCTGCGCCACCGCGACCCACAGGATCGCGGTGTCCTCGTCACCGAGGAACACCCCGGGCACGCCGAGCGAGTGCAGCAGCCCCAGGTTCGGGTCGTAGACGAACCGCCAGACGAACGCGACCGAGATCGAGGAGAGCACGGTCGGCAGGAAGAACAGCGCGCGCAGCGCGGTCGAGCCGCGGCTGCGGGCGGCGAGCAGCACGGCCAGCCCGAGGGCCAGCACGGTCTGCCCGCTCACCACGGACAGCAGGAACGTCAGGTTGTTGCCGAGCGCGTTCGCGAACTGGTCGTCCGCGGTGACGATCCGCGTGAAGTTGCCGGTGCCGACCCGGTTGAACGTCGGGCTGAAACCGTCCCAGTCCGTGATCGCGTACTGCAGGCCCTGGACCGCCGGCAGCACGAAGAACGCCAGGTAGAGCGCCAGCGCCGGGATCGGGAACAGGTAGAGACCCCAGTGTCGCCTCACCGCTTCTGGTCCACCACCCGCTGCGCGGCCTCGGCCGCCTCCTCCGGCTTCGTGCCGCCGACGACCTTCACGGCGGCCTCCTCCACGGCCGTACGGATGTCCAGGTCGTTGAACTGGAACCGCGGCGCCAGCAGCGTCTTCTCGGTGAGCCAGGGTGCGAACGCCCGGAGGTCCGGGTTCGTGTACTCCACACCCGCGACGGTCACGTGCTGGGACGTGCCGTTCGCGTAGACCGCGGCCACGGCCGGGTCGGAGAGGTGGGTGAGCCAGGCGAGCGCGGCGGCCCTCTTCGGCGAGTTCGCGTTGACGCCGAGGATGAACGTGGCGTTGAAGATGCCGGTGTAGCGCGGGTTCGCGACCGTGATCGGCGCGTACAGCCCGAACGGGAACCGCGCGCCGAGCTTGCGGACCGGGCCGGCCGCGTAGGAGCCGGTGGCCAGGAACGCGGCCTTGCCGGTGGCGAACAGCTGCATCGCGGCCTCGTTGGCGGTGCCGGTCGCGCCGTCCTGGAAGTACGGCCTGAGCTGCTCGTACTGTCGGAGCGTGGTGAGGAACCAGTCGTCGGTGACCTTCAGCGTGCCGGCCTCGACCTGGGCGAACGCGTCGTCGGCCGGCGCGTTGTTCATCACCATCGAGTTGATCAGCTGGCCGCCGTTGCCGCTGTCGCCGCCCGGCCAGGCGATCGGCGTGACGCCCTTGCCCTTGAGGCCGTCGAGCACGCCGAGGAAGCCGTCCCAGGTCCGCGGCAGGTCCGCGTACCCGTGCCGGGCGAGCAGGTCCGGGTTGGTCACCGGCATGTTGAAGACCAGCTGGTACGGCAGGCCGAGCTGCCGGCCGCCCTGCGCACCGGCCGCGATCAGCGCCGGCTCGTACGCGCCGACCAGCGGCTGGCCGGTCAGGTCGGTCCAGACGCCGGCGGACGCGACCGTGGTGAACTGCGCGCCGCGGAACGCGGTGAACGCGTCGCCCACGCCGCCGCCGCGGATCTTCGTCAGCGCGGTGCTCTGGTAGTCCGCGGACGCGGATATGTCCTGCCGCACCGTGACCTTCGGGTGCTTCCCCACGAAGCTCGCGATCACCTGGTCGAAGACGTCCTTGTCCTCGGCGCGCCAGTGCGCGAACGACAGCTCGCCCTCGACCGGGCCGTCGAAGCCACCGCTCGCAGCCGGCGTGGCCTCGCCGCCGGGCCCGGCGCAGGCCGCGAGCGCGACGGCGCCACCGGCGAGACCGGCGGCCCGGAGCAGGTCACGGCGGGAGAAGACGTGGTGGGACATGGGTGCGCCTCCGTGCGATGGATATGTTGCGCCGAAACTTCCCACATTTCCTACCGACTTGCAAGGTTTTGGTGCTGAGGAGGTGTGTTCACGTGCACGGCGCGGCAATCATGACCGCGACGGTACGCGCCGACCGTCCAAGATCGACAGAGGTTGGGGTCAGCCTTCGAACGAGGTCGTGTACGCCTCGTGCCGGGCACGCTGCGCCTCCACGAGCGGTGACCCGTGCGCGTACGCGTGATCGAAGATCGTCGACGAGTCCGGCGCAGGCAGCCCCAGCACCCGCTCGCGCAACTCCACCGAGAGCCGCCGGACCTCCTCCTCGATCTTCAGGAACAGGTCGTCGTCCGCGAGCCCGCGGCGGCGCAGGAACGTGGCCAGCCGGGCGATCGGGTCGCGTGCCGCCCACGCCTGCTCCTCCGCGCTCGCCCGGTACCGGCTCGGGTCGTCCGACGTGGTGTGCGCGCCCATCCGGTACGTGTACGCCTCGATCAGCATCGGACCCGCGCCGCGGCGCGCCCGGTCCAGCGCGTGCCGCGTCACCGCGTAGCTGGCCAGCACGTCGTTGCCGTCCACCCGCACGCCCGGGAAGCCGAAGCCGGCCGCCCGCCGGTAGAGCGGCGCCCGGGACTGCCGCTCCGGGGGCACGCTGATCGCGTACTGGTTGTTCTGGCAGAAGAAGACGACCGGGGCCTGGTGCACGCCGGCCCAGACGAACGCCTCGTTCACATCGCCCTGCGCGGTCGCACCGTCACCGAAGTAGACGATCGCGGCCTCGCCGTCGTCGCCCAGCCGCCCGTCCAG
This genomic window from Catenuloplanes niger contains:
- the pdhA gene encoding pyruvate dehydrogenase (acetyl-transferring) E1 component subunit alpha, whose product is MEQPDFVQLLTPDGERIERSVGQDGVEYSVDLTDEELMGLYRDMVVTRRLDAEGVALQRQGEMALWASLAGQEAAQVGSGRALRPQDMLFPSYREHGVLYARGLDPLLPFSLFRGLDHGAWDPAEHRTQMYTLVVGAQTLHATGYAMGITLDGRLGDDGEAAIVYFGDGATAQGDVNEAFVWAGVHQAPVVFFCQNNQYAISVPPERQSRAPLYRRAAGFGFPGVRVDGNDVLASYAVTRHALDRARRGAGPMLIEAYTYRMGAHTTSDDPSRYRASAEEQAWAARDPIARLATFLRRRGLADDDLFLKIEEEVRRLSVELRERVLGLPAPDSSTIFDHAYAHGSPLVEAQRARHEAYTTSFEG
- a CDS encoding carbohydrate ABC transporter permease; translated protein: MRRHWGLYLFPIPALALYLAFFVLPAVQGLQYAITDWDGFSPTFNRVGTGNFTRIVTADDQFANALGNNLTFLLSVVSGQTVLALGLAVLLAARSRGSTALRALFFLPTVLSSISVAFVWRFVYDPNLGLLHSLGVPGVFLGDEDTAILWVAVAQIWFHAGQMMVLFIAGLHQIPAELYEAAHVDGAGRRQRFRFVTWPMLAPTTALVVAYTTIQSFKAFDLILGLAGNPPRSSLDILSTRIYTTFANSQLGYAAAESVVFMIAIGVVTWMQNRAARIGAGR
- a CDS encoding ABC transporter substrate-binding protein, which codes for MSHHVFSRRDLLRAAGLAGGAVALAACAGPGGEATPAASGGFDGPVEGELSFAHWRAEDKDVFDQVIASFVGKHPKVTVRQDISASADYQSTALTKIRGGGVGDAFTAFRGAQFTTVASAGVWTDLTGQPLVGAYEPALIAAGAQGGRQLGLPYQLVFNMPVTNPDLLARHGYADLPRTWDGFLGVLDGLKGKGVTPIAWPGGDSGNGGQLINSMVMNNAPADDAFAQVEAGTLKVTDDWFLTTLRQYEQLRPYFQDGATGTANEAAMQLFATGKAAFLATGSYAAGPVRKLGARFPFGLYAPITVANPRYTGIFNATFILGVNANSPKRAAALAWLTHLSDPAVAAVYANGTSQHVTVAGVEYTNPDLRAFAPWLTEKTLLAPRFQFNDLDIRTAVEEAAVKVVGGTKPEEAAEAAQRVVDQKR
- a CDS encoding carbohydrate ABC transporter permease, translating into MTRRALLAVYALLIVVPLMVVLFGSFKTTPDLFASPFGPPLSPTLGNYRVILGDAGLLRVFGNSVLVVIVSVPVTLVLASLTGYAVARLPRWPSRILFGAFAAGLAVPAQAMMIPQYVQFDRLGLRDSLFGLMLVNVVVTLPVAVFILSGFMRTLPRELFEAAALDGAGPCAVYRRIAVPLSLPSLAATAIFLLVMHWNDLLYPLLFIDDPANRTLPLALLDFAGEYLTDYPLLFTGVVIASIPMVLLYAVLQRWFVAGITAGAIKG